The sequence AATTGCTTTTTCAGCGATGAAgcattaatcaaattatatttgttttcttcattttgatCAACATGTATGCGTAAGAGCGGTAAATTTGGTTCAGGCATAAACCGATAGTCctagaattattttcattaattttatcgataatatatatatatatatatatatatataagtattagaaatatcataattagaaattaattgtgTTACATGATTTTCTTCCTTCTCGCGCATGATAATAGTTTTCTTCTCTATTGCATCCCATGCACGAGTTTCATTGACAATTTCACCCCCGTtgttcagaatgtttatttgtCTTTGTATCTCATACTGAACAGCATTACGAACAGCATgtgtatttccaatattttttatttctgtacGAGTACCCAGACTTGCATCGTTTTTACTAACAGAAACATTTGCATCCACTCTTAATGCTCCCTCTATGATTACAAATAATACGAAGAAtccatttataataaatgattgattactttaaatataatagtttataaataaacaacctTCCATTTTGCAAGAACATGTGCCTATCGATTGTAAAACCAATGTCAACTCCTTTATAAGTGCTGCTGCCTCATCTGCGGTGCTTAAATCTGGTTCAAAAACCAATTCCATTAAAGGTAATCCAGCACGATTGAGATCAATTAAACtcctatttataaattaaacaacaaGATGATATGCTTATATTATTATCCACACACACATACAAAAATGTAgatataaaatgattaacactTTCGCGACGAGCGACAGCTAGACAAAACGTTTAGCTGAATACAGCATATAATTTCCAAAAGTGTATAGCCGGGTATGACAAGGTTCTGTTATTTGTAGGTACgtgaatataagaaatattacatcTCGGTATGATACTTGTAGACATTCGttgttcaaagttttaaaacattaaacattacaaACGCGTACagaaacaattctttttttctttcatttttaataaaatgtattcagCTAAGAGTTTGAAACAACATAGGACTACCTTTCCCACTGCAAAAATGTTAGGAGTGATATCAACAAACATTGTCATGATAGTGAGAAAGCAAAATGATATCTACTACTAAAGATTCCTTCGCTATGTTGTTATATCAAAGTATACACGTTATCGCAAAAAAAATAGAActtaaaatgattaatacatTCCAAGATCTTCATTGTGGTAACTTCTTCCACTGTCTTGTTCtaactgtatttgtttaatctTGGATGATTTTATGTATGCGTTCCCACTTATTTGAGGATTAAATACCATAAAAGAGATTATTCCGTTGGTGGCCAAAGGCTTTTTGTGCTGTGTAATTTGAAATCCTgcctatttaaaatatttatctccTTAATAACTGTAGCTTCCTTCCAATTCTTATAAGAATAAAAGtgttctataaataataattgcgaTCTTTTACTTTCATTCCAAAATGCACTTTAAGTACTCACAGGTAaatcagaataaaaataatgttttctcTCAAACATGGAAACAGGATTTATTTGACAAGACAACGCTAAAGCAGTTAATATTCCCATTTCtacagattttttatttaatacctaCAACAAGAGTTATctgcaatagaaaattatcgaaatatttttcaaaaacatttgTTATACTTTACCGGCATTGTTCCTGGTATCGCACAATCAAACATCGATACAGAAGAATTAATTGGactattaaaatttgttccagctccagaaaataactttgaatttGTTGCCATTTGTGCATGAATTTCTAAACCTATTGTAGGTGTCCATACTGATCTGTATGAACAAATTATGTTGTTTTACCACATATTACTTTTCaaaacatattaataatttattaacatacTCGGGGGGCGTTTCAGTGATTTTTGATGTAAAATTTGTACATTGTTTAGGTATATCTTTATGATACTTTCTCACAATGCAACTCCTTCTGGACAATAACATTTTCACGATTTTCAGTTTGCAAGTCAACatctacataaaatattgttattaaagtaaatttttaatgcaacaatttaatgaaaattgtacTACGTAAATGCATAGATATTTTCCTTTCTGATAGTAAAACAATCATCAACACGAAATAAATTACAGAGACCTTAATACACTATCCATAGAGAAACCATTTAAACGATAGATATCCAATACAGAATGCAGAGAACTTCATCGGTTCGCTGTAAGAGGGCTTCGAATGTAAGAAACTTTCCGTAAGATATTTTCCTATGATTAAGTGGTTGTGATTTTACTGAGCATATTTTACAATTAGATTCAGATAGAATAATGCATACATAAAGACTTCATAGGTATATCTGTCTTTCGAcatttaaatttgattacacTGTATAATCTAAACTAGGGATGTTAAAGTCCCTCCCCTAAAATTAGTGACTTTTTATCAGCAATTCCTCTGCCACCTCTATTGCAGGAACGCAGGAACTATCCGAATCCTATTTTGAGATAACCGTACTCTCCCTATGAGCAGATCTATGTAGTGTTCAAATACAATTAGGAGACTTCTGCACGTGTACATTTAAGTAGCGATCAGCTTGCTCGTAGTGTAGTATTCAACTGAACGAAGAGGGGAAAGTAAGTAAGTATGGAGGGGGTAACTCTCAATGATGAGTCTGTGAGAAGAGAATTCCACGGTGCCTCGTGAAGCACCAGTTTGACACGTTTCATTTCAACTAATTCTATTATGGCGCAATTTTTTCTTCAAAACAGaggtttttaatattaaatctatacacgctatattaaaatttttattaaaattatatttctactaTACACATTCAACAggataatgatataaattaaataaaaaatacatataactaTTGGAGTATAATTTAGTCATATGCTTCAAAGTATGTATATAGTACACactatatttatcattttattaatcaAAAGATTTTCAAATCGTAAATGATTTTAGTTAATAATCCTTTTAAGAACaggtaaatttatataaagatgTGCATGAAACTTTCAGATGACGAAACTAATGGAATGGCTCTTGTTCGCAACTCTATTTCTCGGTATATGGTTTTCCGCAATTacaggaaatattgaattccCGATTATTGCAGAATGCCAGCAGATCATAGTTTTTCTACCTCTTTACATCTTATTCTTGTTCGGATTGTACGCAGTTctcactgttttatatagggtttttACGTTTAACAATTGTGAAAATGCTGCTATCGAATTACAACAagtaagtataaaaataaataaagtattatactgtattaaaattctaatattaaaatattttctattcaaaTATTGTACTTACTTTTTTCCAGCAAATAGAAGAAGCCAAGAAAGATCTTCAAAGTAAAGGTATAAATTTAAAAGGCAaaatcatataattatttttgcattAATTATTTAGAATGATCCgttaatgtatatataaaattattctatataaataacatttgtagAGACTTctttaacatattttataataaataataaatacaatttatataataaaagtttttatgtttataaatgcgcacaatgaaacatttaatttcatgtttattaaataaacaacaaTAGAAATTGAATATGTATAGTGCTTGCTTTGAATTTAAAgcatttaatttattgtactagaaataaaatttgataaataacaGAGAATGTAATATTGCTTGctaacattttcttttatttttaatatattatcagTTTTTGGCATTTAACATGTaaagaaagttaattaaaaaaggTATTTTTGTAATGTATACTTTGCGTCTAAATTCTTTGTAACAGTGAAAACttatttctataacaaaatattaaactggACTAAATACAAGGTATATATAGTCCATTTATATGGgaaacataattttacatacacGGGGGTATGCaacttaaaaaagaaattaacgaaTTTCTCAATCTTATAACTTACATCCTTtttaatatacgtatatatacaatatattgatatatacatatacgtatacgtatacatGAACCAAAACAGGGAAACTAACTTATTCATTTGTGCCTAGACtcacataatttttatttattaaataagcaatctttcaatattattcgttttacattgtattatatttctaataaaattttaatatcagtactattattttcaaaattcaaacggTTTCTAGTAAGTTATGTATTACTATATTAAGGCTACAATACGTTGAATGCATTCccattatattaataatctcaTTGCCTTCACTTTTATAGaaagttaattacaaatttttttatagattcatatttCTTATAAGTCGCCCCGAATTTATCTGccttttggatattttatatacgtttatcaCTTACTAACTAGTCATAAATTATACGAGCTTCTGTTTTcttcttaattaaaaagaatgtttTGATATTGAGGTCAAGaacaaaatttgaaagattCGAATGCATGttactaaaattttcatttcctttgttTAAGTTTTTCTTACATATTGTTAGTTTGTCACAAATGAAATGATTGGTAATGTTTTATTGATGAATAACTGTCTTCTTaacttttgtttaaaaaatacaagacttttttttatacatacatacataggCGCAAGTTATACGCAagtacacacatatatacatatgcagTCATACATATACGGATGCacttacataatttttatattagaaagcCTATTAAATGTACAAAGTATATGTGTTGTACACATATATACGTTTTGGATACACTCTATCAGTGTATACAAATTTGCATGTATGTGCGTCATTGTATTATAACTCcaacatataaatacaataaagtatttatattttctttatattaaacAATCAGGCTTtcttacataaaaatgtaattacacTGCTCCATATATCCAGAAAACAAAAACTTTTTGCTGTAGCGCAATTTTTGAGACTGCAAGGATGGATTATAACACTGATGCAAAGTATCAAATTTCgatcttaattaatatatatatatatatatatatattatatattaatataatataatatatatattatatattatatatatatatacgggaCAGATGAAATTTTggaatcaaatttattttgaaataaaattatttaaaatagcgAATAATCTGATATGTTGAGCAGTCATGAAAGtaactttattaaatttgtatgaTTTACCAAAAATACCGATACATCTAGTTAgagaattaatagaaataatataaatatgtgtgCATACTTATATACAAAACGAAGGTGACCAGTCGAAAATAATATGTGGCGCCTGTGTAATTACCCACCCTATATCAGTCCTTTAACTcgttattatgaaattaatgaagtGCATTGCTTCAGTCATCGAGGCTTTGTGACAGCAGAAAATTAGCAGcaagattttcatttttttcacaaGCAAAATAGGCTTGTACAACTAAGTGTTCGGGAAAGCCTAAtgctttcaatctttcaatagCTTCCTTATCTTGCGGTGTTACCTGAATTATTGCAGATTCTACACGTGCTCCTGCTTCAGCCCCTGCCCCAGCCCCAGCTCCAACCCCAGCCCCAGCCCCAACCCCAGCTCCAGCTCCAGCTCCAGTTCCTCCTATTCCTGTACCAGGTCCACCGGTTAAACCACCAGGAGCAGCTGCCGACGGAATAGACGATGCAGACACGGGGGTAGTTCTTGCACCTGTGCCACCTGTTGTTTCCACTActcaaaaatgaaatatatgaaatacttgaacatgtaaacaaattaaaagggTCCATATTTCTCATTTTACACTAGGGAGCACCGATGAAGACCTCTACAAGACAAGAAGGTATAACTTATTTTAGAAAACCGTGAAAATATTTCGGtactattttctatatatttccgACTGTACTCCCCAGTGTAATGCAAAAGGAAAACTAACCAGGTTCGTTAAGCATGCGAACAAATGCTTCTTGATTTTGTGAAATGAGTTGTAACAGTGCAGGATTAGTGTGTCCAATTTGCTGAAGCACAGCATTCAGGAGCTGAGGATTTTGCTGAATGACTTGACGCATCTGTTGAAACTGAGGCTGCATTCTTAGAAATGCTAGCGGATGGTGAGCATGATCTTGAAGAGCTTCTTGTAGCTCTGGTGGATCTTCTGGTGGATCTTCAAACAGCTGAACCGGTATACCCGTTAAAAGGTATTCAACAGCTCTATCGGGATTGTTGAAGCTAGCTCTTAGCGCTTGTTCAACTTGATCGCGTTCGTATCTGATGTAAATTACATTCATGAGACAAGAGTTAAGAAAGAGAATGATAAATACACATCTGCAACATATATTTCTATAAGACAAATACACACCCCATGTCTACAATGTTGTTTACCATAGTATTATAATCTTCACCCATTAACAAGGCACTTTCGGCTTGACCTCTGACATTCTCAGCAGTAGTACTTATTTCAAATTCTTCTTGTGCATTACTAGCAGGCTGTGGTGCAATCTGAGCAATAGGATTTGTACTAGGTGGTGCCGCCGGGCTAAGACAAAATGTAACATCAAGAATAGCTTAATAAAGTATGACccaaaataaatacattacttattataatcatattttattgCTACTTAAACGCAGAATATACAACTCTTAAACTTCAAGTTCATACCTGGTTGTACTACTTTCTTCTTTATTGTCACCTTCCGTGTGTTCTTCTTCAATTGGCGAAGGATTACTACCAGTTTTAAGTTTTGTTACCATAACAACTATGAATTTTTTCTCATCTATATTATATTCTGTTAATGGATGGTCGTCTGTTAATATCTTTCCTATAAAATTCGCAATATGATTACATAGTAACAAATTACAAGTCATCATcactaaaatataatagtattataaagagTTAATGTTAATATGCCGTAATTTCATGGAATTCTTTCCGAAAACCGATAGTAACCAAAGAAGATTTATAGGAAATTGGGTAAACTGTAAGTTTATAGAAACATGTAATAAATCGATTATTAAGCAAAAATGAGGTTATGTAAGATAGATCACTTACCAgcatatattaatttttgatgtTCTGCAGGGAAACCTTTCTGGGTTTCAATCTTTTGTTTCAGATCCTTTACCTAtaggaaaaatattaaaatgtatattacacTTCACAATGATACACATATTTTATGTTCACTATATTCGCCTACCGTTTGCGATGGATCAATTTCCACTGTAAACGTCTGTTGCTGCAAGTTTTTCAGAGTTATAATCATGTTGAAGGGGGAAAAAATTAGAACTACGTTGTCAGTAATGAAAGAAACTTCAAAAAATCTTGTGTAACAAAGCTACAAAGATGTTTTGGTAAAAATCTTGTCGGCGATGAGTCGGCACTGCTTTGAGCAGCTCACAAGTGCCTAACTCGTGGTAGTATGTAACTGAAAACATATGATGACGTTAAGCAGCCTTTTCAATGGTGAACAGTTGACTGCGCAGGGTgtgtactaaaataaaattatattcattccTAATTACGAACAATCttactttatttctttaaaattaaaaaatcaaataacatGAAATCACTTTATACGTGATTACCACTTGTCTTTATTACATGTGCATATATACGTATGCATTGAtagttattaatacaataaaatgctTTGAAATCAAATGCTGGGACGATATACGACAGTTGGATAGCACAacaattcaaatgaaaagataatgttaaatgagaaaaaatgaaatggtGTAAGTTGTACagttgattaatattaatatttatttctttattaagttACATATATTAGActtgtttctaaaaatatatattttttaaaaatatattaataaatacgagtttttttatttatacatttatacattcgTTGGTGACAAgtgtaatactaaaaatattttacaatgtctAGGAACATACATAAGTATTATGCAAGGTACGacgtgaaataaattttaatggtgaattaaaatatcaaagaagGATTATTATACAATCGTTGTgtaacaaacaaaaaatattttccaggaCTGGGAACATTACTGCTTCAAATGCCTCGATATGTTTACATTGACCAAAAACCTGTTTCCTATTAACTGCATTCTTGTAGTGTACAATCATACACATTATACTgcgtacaaaatatttttacaccTTTGACTTTCATATTCTTTATGTAGATGCAAGTAAAGGGACAAGATTTGAAACATATTAACATAAGCATGTTACTGCTGCGTTAAAAACATTCTTCTGTATTCATAAAACTACTAATAATTCCATTGATAATACTAATTTGAGTAAGCACCTAAACAACAGATAGagtgtatattataaatttgcaGAACCACATTTAATTGTTAGTACAATTGTAATAAGAAGCTTGTATTGAActgtatttttctaaatatcttctcatttcttgaaaataaggAATACTTCTTTTTTGAATTGTTCACTATATTTTATTCCATACATTTACACTTAAGGagaaaaactatattaaaatacttttagtAACACTTACAAATTAAATGCAGAATGACTGTAATGCTCTTCGAATATTGAGGATGCTTATGTGCAATTATTCTTGGTATGGAGTTGTTGGGCTCACATTAATCATCTCTGTTacactataaaataaatataacacaaTTAGATAAGTTTCTCTGCCAGTTGGATTCaatcaaacaattttattattacattaataaacaaTTGATAAAAGCTTCTGGTAAAAAGAAGagctaagaaaataattaattcatttgatgcaaataaaatgtttcaatcgaGTTATTAATCAAATGTTTGCCactttaaagtaatttttttagGTTTCTCATTCTAAATGTGTACATGCTacaatattttcagttattttcatGTTCTTACACACTAATTTATACACATATGGaacatataaatgaaaattcagctttttaataaatacaaatacgtaaatacaaaattgaacCAACGCTACAGTACCTGATTCTTTATGGATAATGTATAAAGCGTGTATATCAAGCAAAGaaagaattagaaaaaaaaaagtgaagAATATAGATTACAACAGAAGTTCTAGTATATGTAAAAGAATCATTTAGAATAATCGTGAACTGAATTTGAGgtttaaattttgtgtaatctATAATACTGTGAATTGAAGATAAcagatatagaatatattacatgcATATGATCTGAGTAACTGAAATTACATTCATaagaacaaatatataaattcaccAAAGAATGGATATTAAGCAAAATTTATAAAGCTATAACGAATATAAAATAAGGGAtgtcattaatttttttgcagaATTAGACATAACACAATATGACAAACACTTACAAGAACAATTACGGTGCCCTAAGCATACTTTCTTGCAGTCATCTTTACATTAGTTTGCTGTAtaacatatattacataatagtTTATTGTCAATTTTGAATTTAAGATACATGATTTTAATGAGCGTTAGTTTATGAAATAAAGCACACTAGAGAAAAATCTGTCTAAGTGATATTTTCTTAACAGTTTCACTTGATACAAAGTAGTATTTTCAATACTCTCATTCTTTAATCTATTTATAAAACTTCTAAAATGTTTCAAGGAATAAACAATCTATTAATACTGTTAACAAAATGTAATTGCTgtcaattaaacaataaatacagataacattaaaatcacatttgtttttttcattattattatattgtactataaattaaaaacagatATGAATTTTCAAagcaattacattttttaattaattgagttTCTCTTAAGCGTAACATTGTTTAGtgacaaatgaaacagaaaggGTGTAATAAAGTATGGCTTATTTATCTTTACCTTTTCGAGCACTTGATGTGAATTATTAATAGTGTAAGAcctaataataaacaaatacatcCTACAACTATGTAAGCAATACCAAGAAAGGGATTTTTTCCACCGAGAAGAGACGTAGTACTTAAAATCATTCTTTTCTTGCCATCAAAAGCTGATACTGGATATGCTATGAAAAGagaatatacattatttaattatttttatataattgtacacATTACAGTTTGCTTACTTAATATAATCTTTACTTACAATAATTGACAGTAAGTTTATAATCTCCTTCCAATAATCCATCACCGAAACCATTCACTGTATGGTTTACCCTACGATAAAGTTTTCTAAAAGTGGGTAATGCGGCAGTTCTCATCCAAACAATTAAATCTTCATTTTGGAAACCATTATTACTTTCATCATCTGGATCTAACTCGTAAATATATTTAGTCCAGTCCTTTGGCTTTGCATATTCTTTAAATGCTACTTTCAAGTCACCCTCAGGATTTCTAAATTTGATGTTCTTATCCGAAGGCCAAGCTATACCAGTTTTTAATAATGGCACATTTGCTTTATGACTCATCGAATACAATGCTAATTCATCGCTGAATAAAGAATTAGCAATAGCTCCACATGGTACAATTGCTGTACTTCCCTCATAAGCAAATGGCGCACAATCGCCAGAGACATCATTGCTTAATTTTCCTAATAATTGATTATCGTCGCGTGACTTTACATATCGTCTATGATTCTGATAAAAATTAGTCAGACCATAATACATGTAAATCCTTCCATTAAAATGGGATGGTAAcgtgaaatttatttcacaaataCAAGGGGGATTAGGGTGAGGTGTATGCGTTATAAAGTCTGCACATTTATAAGGTACTTTATCAGCAAGAAAATAGTTTGTAGAATTGCAGTCCGTGTAATCTATGATATATTCTTTGACTTGATCAGAGAAGTAAAGCAATCC comes from Nomia melanderi isolate GNS246 chromosome 7, iyNomMela1, whole genome shotgun sequence and encodes:
- the CDC50 gene encoding cell cycle control protein 50A isoform X1, producing the protein MTSISEVNSIPKTKKPSDSAFKQQRLPAWQPILTAGTVLPTFFVIGIAFIPVGIGLLYFSDQVKEYIIDYTDCNSTNYFLADKVPYKCADFITHTPHPNPPCICEINFTLPSHFNGRIYMYYGLTNFYQNHRRYVKSRDDNQLLGKLSNDVSGDCAPFAYEGSTAIVPCGAIANSLFSDELALYSMSHKANVPLLKTGIAWPSDKNIKFRNPEGDLKVAFKEYAKPKDWTKYIYELDPDDESNNGFQNEDLIVWMRTAALPTFRKLYRRVNHTVNGFGDGLLEGDYKLTVNYSYPVSAFDGKKRMILSTTSLLGGKNPFLGIAYIVVGCICLLLGLTLLIIHIKCSKSVTEMINVSPTTPYQE
- the CDC50 gene encoding cell cycle control protein 50A isoform X2 is translated as MTSISEVNSIPKTKKPSDSAFKQQRLPAWQPILTAGTVLPTFFVIGIAFIPVGIGLLYFSDQVKEYIIDYTDCNSTNYFLADKVPYKCADFITHTPHPNPPCICEINFTLPSHFNGRIYMYYGLTNFYQNHRRYVKSRDDNQLLGKLSNDVSGDCAPFAYEGSTAIVPCGAIANSLFSDELALYSMSHKANVPLLKTGIAWPSDKNIKFRNPEGDLKVAFKEYAKPKDWTKYIYELDPDDESNNGFQNEDLIVWMRTAALPTFRKLYRRVNHTVNGFGDGLLEGDYKLTVNYSYPVSAFDGKKRMILSTTSLLGGKNPFLGIAYIVVGCICLLLGLTLLIIHIKCSKSKLM
- the Rad23 gene encoding UV excision repair protein Rad23, whose product is MIITLKNLQQQTFTVEIDPSQTVKDLKQKIETQKGFPAEHQKLIYAGKILTDDHPLTEYNIDEKKFIVVMVTKLKTGSNPSPIEEEHTEGDNKEESSTTSPAAPPSTNPIAQIAPQPASNAQEEFEISTTAENVRGQAESALLMGEDYNTMVNNIVDMGYERDQVEQALRASFNNPDRAVEYLLTGIPVQLFEDPPEDPPELQEALQDHAHHPLAFLRMQPQFQQMRQVIQQNPQLLNAVLQQIGHTNPALLQLISQNQEAFVRMLNEPVETTGGTGARTTPVSASSIPSAAAPGGLTGGPGTGIGGTGAGAGAGVGAGAGVGAGAGAGAEAGARVESAIIQVTPQDKEAIERLKALGFPEHLVVQAYFACEKNENLAANFLLSQSLDD
- the GatB gene encoding glutamyl-tRNA(Gln) amidotransferase subunit B, mitochondrial, whose amino-acid sequence is MLTCKLKIVKMLLSRRSCIVRKYHKDIPKQCTNFTSKITETPPESVWTPTIGLEIHAQMATNSKLFSGAGTNFNSPINSSVSMFDCAIPGTMPVLNKKSVEMGILTALALSCQINPVSMFERKHYFYSDLPAGFQITQHKKPLATNGIISFMVFNPQISGNAYIKSSKIKQIQLEQDSGRSYHNEDLGMSLIDLNRAGLPLMELVFEPDLSTADEAAALIKELTLVLQSIGTCSCKMEEGALRVDANVSVSKNDASLGTRTEIKNIGNTHAVRNAVQYEIQRQINILNNGGEIVNETRAWDAIEKKTIIMREKEENHDYRFMPEPNLPLLRIHVDQNEENKYNLINASSLKKQLPELPHTLRNMMIAHDIKYPIIAAIMSSSEVLQLFLELTKRNKNCNQQLIAEVIISRLLGFIQHNDKDIKFLMDNIDFMDDLIDLLQQKLVNYNRLQSVLEIWIEQPELRPRQIVEQNNWFMISDPNELQKLCLDVIEKNPKIVAKYKRGKVKLFKRLIHEAVKVSNDCADMQKLTQIMTKLLRD